One window of Papaver somniferum cultivar HN1 chromosome 9, ASM357369v1, whole genome shotgun sequence genomic DNA carries:
- the LOC113308009 gene encoding LRR receptor-like serine/threonine-protein kinase IOS1 isoform X1 yields MKSTDVNLVHFLSVLSLSFLLFTTVSALTNSNDVKAIQLLIDNYHSLGSLATDDQADPCLPEPYSWVNCSSGDTPRVTALNLHHSGALYNGDLYDFSALDALEIIDLSDNILGQEFPDFLADFPKLKVLNLANNFFTGTVPTSLRKKSKEGTLNLTLTGEGMNELCFSDKDVCPTTKGTKTSPGIDEETSTNSGSLVSLSSSYDFMTLKKLVPKSFKFGSLVSLSSPNDCMSVINNI; encoded by the exons ATGAAGAGTACTGATGTGAatcttgttcatttcttatcagtATTGTCTTTGTCATTTCTGTTGTTTACGACGGTATCGGCACTAACAAATTCAAATGATG TGAAGGCGATACAGTTGTTGATAGATAATTATCATTCGCTTGGGTCTTTAGCAACGGATGATCAAGCTGATCCTTGTCTTCCTGAACCATATTCATGGGTTAACTGTAGCTCCGGTGATACCCCTCGAGTAACAGCATT AAATCTGCACCACTCTGGAGCACTATATAATGGAGATCTCTACGATTTTAGTGCCTTAGATGCACTTGAAATCAT AGACTTAAGCGATAATATTTTGGGACAAGagtttcctgattttcttgccgACTTCCCTAAACTTAAAGTGCT GAATTTGGCGAATAACTTTTTCACTGGAACAGTGCCTACTTCATTAAGGAAAAAATCGAAGGAAGGAACGCTAAATTTGAC GTTGACGGGAGAGGGAATGAATGAGTTGTGTTTTTCTGATAAAGACGTATGCCCGACCACAAAAGGGACAAAAACTTCGCCAGGAATAGATGAAGAAACATCAACCAACAGTG GATCACtggtatcattatcatcatcctaTGACTTTATGACTTTAAAGAAATTGGTGCCGAAGAGTTTCAAATTCGGATCACTGGTATCattatcatcacccaatgattgTATGAGTGTTATCAACAATATATGA
- the LOC113308009 gene encoding LRR receptor-like serine/threonine-protein kinase IOS1 isoform X3: MMAIQLLIDNYHSLGSLATDDQADPCLPEPYSWVNCSSGDTPRVTALNLHHSGALYNGDLYDFSALDALEIIDLSDNILGQEFPDFLADFPKLKVLNLANNFFTGTVPTSLRKKSKEGTLNLTLTGEGMNELCFSDKDVCPTTKGTKTSPGIDEETSTNSGSLVSLSSSYDFMTLKKLVPKSFKFGSLVSLSSPNDCMSVINNI, translated from the exons ATGATG GCGATACAGTTGTTGATAGATAATTATCATTCGCTTGGGTCTTTAGCAACGGATGATCAAGCTGATCCTTGTCTTCCTGAACCATATTCATGGGTTAACTGTAGCTCCGGTGATACCCCTCGAGTAACAGCATT AAATCTGCACCACTCTGGAGCACTATATAATGGAGATCTCTACGATTTTAGTGCCTTAGATGCACTTGAAATCAT AGACTTAAGCGATAATATTTTGGGACAAGagtttcctgattttcttgccgACTTCCCTAAACTTAAAGTGCT GAATTTGGCGAATAACTTTTTCACTGGAACAGTGCCTACTTCATTAAGGAAAAAATCGAAGGAAGGAACGCTAAATTTGAC GTTGACGGGAGAGGGAATGAATGAGTTGTGTTTTTCTGATAAAGACGTATGCCCGACCACAAAAGGGACAAAAACTTCGCCAGGAATAGATGAAGAAACATCAACCAACAGTG GATCACtggtatcattatcatcatcctaTGACTTTATGACTTTAAAGAAATTGGTGCCGAAGAGTTTCAAATTCGGATCACTGGTATCattatcatcacccaatgattgTATGAGTGTTATCAACAATATATGA
- the LOC113308009 gene encoding LRR receptor-like serine/threonine-protein kinase IOS1 isoform X2 encodes MKSTDVNLVHFLSVLSLSFLLFTTVSALTNSNDVKAIQLLIDNYHSLGSLATDDQADPCLPEPYSWVNCSSGDTPRVTALNLHHSGALYNGDLYDFSALDALEIIDLSDNILGQEFPDFLADFPKLKVLNLANNFFTGTVPTSLRKKSKEGTLNLTLTGEGMNELCFSDKDVCPTTKGTKTSPGIDEETSTNSGNKKTTPIVLGILIPIFMYSIGHAC; translated from the exons ATGAAGAGTACTGATGTGAatcttgttcatttcttatcagtATTGTCTTTGTCATTTCTGTTGTTTACGACGGTATCGGCACTAACAAATTCAAATGATG TGAAGGCGATACAGTTGTTGATAGATAATTATCATTCGCTTGGGTCTTTAGCAACGGATGATCAAGCTGATCCTTGTCTTCCTGAACCATATTCATGGGTTAACTGTAGCTCCGGTGATACCCCTCGAGTAACAGCATT AAATCTGCACCACTCTGGAGCACTATATAATGGAGATCTCTACGATTTTAGTGCCTTAGATGCACTTGAAATCAT AGACTTAAGCGATAATATTTTGGGACAAGagtttcctgattttcttgccgACTTCCCTAAACTTAAAGTGCT GAATTTGGCGAATAACTTTTTCACTGGAACAGTGCCTACTTCATTAAGGAAAAAATCGAAGGAAGGAACGCTAAATTTGAC GTTGACGGGAGAGGGAATGAATGAGTTGTGTTTTTCTGATAAAGACGTATGCCCGACCACAAAAGGGACAAAAACTTCGCCAGGAATAGATGAAGAAACATCAACCAACAGTGGTAATAAGAAAACAACACCAATCGTGCTCGGAATTTTAATTCCAATTTTTATGTATTCCATTGGTCATGCTTGTTAA